Proteins found in one Corynebacterium sanguinis genomic segment:
- a CDS encoding pirin family protein produces MSNLETAPSEYQLTTGGGAVPDGQCPGVDVEIITAREVPLGGPRALTVRRTLPQRKRSLIGAWCFVDHYGPDDVAATGGMDVAPHPHTGLQTVSWLFSGEIQHIDSGGNRGIVRPAEINLMTSGYGICHSETSTPETTTLHGVQLWLALPETARSTAPRQFEHYAPNALSLDDASSSTAHVFIGNLLGQRSPIETFTSLVGAQFRLAPGDSVTFAVDPAFEHGVLADVDGLALEGVSLPRGAIGYTGVGATELNLTNTTDAEALAVLIGGEPFTEDILMWWNFVGRDHAEIVEARNQWQERSERFGVVEGYVGRGGPDANADGMAWLPAPELPNAEIRPRVNPAPVARGEDEN; encoded by the coding sequence ATGAGCAACCTCGAGACAGCGCCATCCGAGTACCAGCTGACAACCGGCGGTGGAGCGGTGCCGGACGGGCAATGCCCTGGTGTGGACGTGGAAATCATCACCGCCCGCGAGGTGCCCCTCGGCGGACCCCGCGCGCTGACCGTGCGCCGCACTCTGCCGCAGCGCAAGCGCTCCCTGATCGGCGCGTGGTGCTTCGTGGACCACTACGGCCCCGACGACGTTGCAGCCACCGGCGGCATGGACGTCGCCCCGCACCCGCACACCGGTTTGCAGACCGTGTCCTGGCTGTTTTCCGGTGAGATCCAGCACATCGACTCCGGCGGCAACCGCGGGATCGTCCGCCCCGCCGAGATCAACCTCATGACCTCCGGCTACGGCATCTGTCACTCCGAGACGTCCACGCCCGAAACCACCACGCTTCACGGCGTGCAGCTTTGGCTCGCCCTGCCCGAAACGGCGCGCAGCACCGCGCCGCGCCAGTTCGAGCACTACGCGCCCAACGCACTTTCGCTTGACGACGCCTCCAGCTCCACAGCACACGTATTCATCGGCAATCTGCTCGGGCAGAGAAGCCCGATTGAGACGTTTACCTCGCTCGTCGGCGCGCAGTTCCGCCTCGCGCCGGGCGACAGCGTGACCTTCGCCGTCGATCCCGCCTTCGAGCACGGCGTCCTGGCGGACGTTGACGGCCTGGCTCTGGAGGGCGTAAGCCTGCCGCGCGGTGCGATCGGCTACACCGGAGTCGGCGCCACCGAGCTGAACCTGACCAACACCACCGACGCCGAGGCGCTGGCCGTGCTGATCGGCGGCGAGCCATTTACCGAGGACATCCTTATGTGGTGGAACTTCGTCGGCCGCGACCACGCCGAGATCGTCGAAGCACGCAACCAGTGGCAGGAGCGCTCCGAGCGCTTCGGGGTTGTAGAGGGCTACGTTGGCCGTGGCGGGCCCGACGCCAACGCCGACGGGATGGCGTGGCTGCCGGCGCCGGAGCTGCCCAACGCCGAGATCAGGCCGCGGGTCAACCCCGCGCCCGTCGCGCGCGGGGAGGACGAAAACTAG
- a CDS encoding multidrug effflux MFS transporter → MNSISRSLLVALALLSAVGPFGIDMYLPGLPTLQEDLGTTPAMAQLTITGFMLGMAVGNLLFGALSDSTGRKRPIMIASVCFFAASVLCAIAPSIELLVAARVIQGLAGGSMMVVARAVVPDIARGREAARMFSALMAITGFVPAIAPVIGGVLLPAVGWRGIFWALVVLNAVQTLVAFRVVPETLPPQMRSSRALRGLFPRIARCLARPAFVGYMLASGLGFGALFSYISGSPLVMQRQLGVSPTAFAVIFGSMAMLIPLSNAMNMRVVTRTDPRRALIAALLIDALAGALLVPQALSNPTLVLVVPTLAVLSLMAGFIMANATALGVDSVRDIGAGAGSGAMGFFQYVVAGAIPPLVALGTNPMLAMGISIIACSGIALVALATLTRRAE, encoded by the coding sequence GTGAACTCCATTAGCCGTAGCCTTCTTGTCGCCCTCGCGTTGTTGTCCGCGGTCGGCCCCTTCGGCATCGACATGTACCTGCCGGGGTTGCCGACCCTACAGGAGGACCTGGGAACGACCCCGGCGATGGCGCAGTTGACCATCACCGGCTTCATGCTGGGTATGGCGGTGGGCAACCTGCTATTCGGAGCCTTATCCGACAGCACGGGCCGCAAACGCCCGATCATGATCGCCTCGGTGTGTTTCTTCGCGGCGTCGGTGCTGTGCGCTATCGCCCCGTCTATCGAGCTGCTCGTCGCCGCCCGTGTGATCCAGGGCCTTGCCGGCGGTTCGATGATGGTGGTCGCGCGCGCCGTGGTTCCCGATATCGCGCGCGGCCGCGAAGCTGCGCGGATGTTCTCCGCGCTCATGGCGATTACCGGTTTCGTGCCGGCGATCGCGCCAGTGATCGGTGGTGTGCTGCTGCCGGCCGTGGGGTGGCGCGGCATTTTCTGGGCCTTAGTGGTCCTCAACGCCGTGCAAACGCTCGTGGCCTTCCGCGTCGTGCCGGAAACCCTGCCGCCGCAGATGCGCTCGTCCAGGGCGTTGCGCGGGTTGTTTCCCCGCATCGCGCGCTGCCTGGCCCGCCCCGCGTTCGTCGGCTACATGCTGGCCTCGGGCCTGGGCTTCGGCGCGCTGTTTTCCTACATTTCGGGCTCGCCGCTGGTGATGCAGCGCCAGCTCGGCGTCTCCCCCACGGCCTTCGCGGTGATCTTCGGCTCCATGGCCATGCTGATCCCGCTGTCGAACGCGATGAACATGCGCGTGGTCACGCGCACCGACCCGCGCCGGGCTCTCATCGCCGCGTTGCTTATCGACGCCCTCGCCGGCGCCCTCCTCGTCCCCCAGGCGCTGTCCAACCCGACGCTGGTCCTCGTCGTCCCCACGCTGGCGGTTCTGTCGCTCATGGCCGGGTTTATCATGGCCAACGCCACGGCGCTGGGCGTGGACTCGGTGCGCGACATCGGCGCGGGCGCGGGGAGCGGCGCGATGGGGTTCTTCCAGTACGTGGTGGCCGGTGCGATCCCGCCGCTGGTCGCGCTGGGAACAAACCCCATGCTGGCGATGGGTATTTCCATCATCGCGTGCTCCGGCATCGCGCTGGTGGCGCTGGCGACCCTGACGCGCCGGGCGGAGTAG
- a CDS encoding ribokinase encodes MATVTVVGSINADLVVEVDRHPRPGETLLGSGGEVSAGGKGANQAVACAKLGTQVCMVGAVGTDAYAEEALKYLRTSGVELSDVSAVDGPTGLAVITVDSSGENTIVVVSGANAQVDGGFVDARRGAVEGAEVVVVQGEIPASGFSAAVQLATGRVVVNLAPVIDVERADLLRADPLVANEHEAGLILTQLGELQPPATEEEKAAVLLAQGFASVVITRGAGGAVVGHGDTITPIPAPRVEAIDTTGAGDAFVGAIAARLAHGASLVDASAYASRVAALSTTRRGTQSAYPTAADELP; translated from the coding sequence ATGGCAACTGTCACTGTCGTAGGATCGATCAACGCCGATCTGGTCGTTGAGGTCGACCGCCACCCGCGCCCCGGTGAGACTCTGCTGGGCAGCGGTGGGGAGGTCTCGGCGGGCGGCAAGGGGGCCAACCAGGCCGTGGCCTGCGCCAAACTGGGCACGCAGGTGTGCATGGTTGGAGCGGTCGGCACCGACGCCTACGCCGAGGAAGCACTCAAGTACCTGCGCACGTCGGGGGTGGAGCTCAGCGACGTGTCCGCGGTCGACGGGCCGACGGGCCTTGCCGTGATCACCGTCGACAGCAGCGGCGAGAACACCATCGTCGTCGTCAGCGGGGCAAACGCGCAGGTAGACGGAGGCTTTGTCGACGCCCGGCGCGGTGCAGTCGAGGGTGCCGAGGTGGTCGTCGTACAGGGCGAGATCCCGGCGAGCGGGTTTTCCGCCGCGGTCCAACTCGCCACCGGCCGCGTGGTGGTCAACCTCGCGCCCGTCATCGACGTCGAGCGCGCCGACCTGCTGCGGGCCGATCCCTTGGTGGCCAACGAGCACGAAGCGGGGCTGATTCTCACCCAGCTCGGCGAGCTGCAGCCTCCCGCCACGGAGGAGGAGAAGGCGGCGGTGCTGCTCGCGCAGGGTTTTGCCTCCGTCGTGATCACCCGCGGCGCGGGAGGTGCCGTTGTCGGCCACGGCGACACGATCACGCCGATCCCCGCCCCGCGGGTCGAGGCCATCGATACCACCGGCGCGGGCGACGCCTTCGTCGGCGCGATCGCCGCCCGCCTCGCCCACGGAGCTTCGCTTGTCGACGCCTCCGCGTACGCATCCCGCGTCGCAGCGCTGTCTACCACCCGCCGCGGCACACAAAGCGCCTATCCCACCGCGGCCGACGAGCTACCCTAA
- a CDS encoding response regulator, whose product MIRVMLIDDHPIVRAGLRAVLDSFGDVHVVAEGASGAAIDEMPEGVDLVVTDIQMPEIDGIEVTRRLVAAGGPPVLILTTYDAQADVLAAVEAGALGYMLKDAPEAELHAAILQAAAGQRVLSPQIAGVLAERVMHPDEALSTREIEILQALQTGAPNREIASSLFISEATVKTHLIHIYSKLGVDNRTAAVDKARERRII is encoded by the coding sequence ATGATCAGGGTCATGCTTATCGACGACCACCCCATCGTCCGCGCCGGCCTTCGCGCGGTGCTCGACTCCTTCGGCGACGTCCACGTCGTAGCCGAGGGCGCGTCCGGTGCCGCGATCGACGAAATGCCCGAGGGCGTCGACCTCGTAGTCACCGACATCCAGATGCCCGAAATCGACGGCATCGAGGTCACCCGCCGCCTCGTCGCCGCGGGCGGGCCCCCGGTGCTCATCCTGACCACCTACGACGCCCAGGCTGACGTGCTGGCCGCTGTGGAGGCCGGGGCGCTCGGTTACATGCTCAAGGATGCCCCCGAAGCGGAGCTGCACGCCGCGATCCTGCAAGCGGCGGCCGGCCAGCGGGTTCTTTCGCCGCAAATCGCCGGCGTGCTCGCCGAGCGCGTCATGCACCCCGACGAGGCACTGTCCACCCGCGAGATCGAGATTTTGCAGGCGCTGCAAACGGGCGCGCCGAACAGGGAAATCGCCAGCTCACTGTTTATTTCCGAGGCGACGGTGAAGACGCACCTGATCCACATCTATTCCAAGTTGGGGGTGGACAACCGCACTGCGGCCGTCGATAAGGCTCGCGAGCGGCGAATTATCTAA
- a CDS encoding sensor histidine kinase translates to MSNTNRILVFLRVSLHVLVAVLLAVGLAGALQEGMNVAALCLGALFAVVYLVGTVYHNEGKPYPLAAAWAWLAVITALWVALTWVSPTFVWLEFPLVILVSYLFPVVPGLLISAVILGCTLTVTAPESGVGGIVGPTIGTAMALLIYHSYSALRREADHYKQLVVDLQAAQMELAAAEHSAGVSAERARMSREVHDTIAQGLSSIVLLGRALDKQLGDTASARETLNTIRSTAADSLTEARRIVAGDAGPLEPLPVRVERLADAAQQRQRALGSHIEVRVNVVDLPEPAANVVERVVREGLSNIVRHAGATQAVVTVDRLGDQATVDVYDNGRGITGEEGFGLRGLRERLREAGGKLTIEGNVLAATLPVKER, encoded by the coding sequence GTGAGCAACACCAACCGGATCCTCGTCTTTTTGCGCGTCAGCCTGCACGTGCTGGTCGCGGTGCTGCTGGCGGTCGGGCTCGCCGGTGCGCTGCAGGAGGGCATGAACGTCGCTGCGCTGTGCTTGGGCGCGCTGTTTGCCGTGGTCTACCTTGTGGGCACCGTCTACCACAACGAGGGCAAGCCCTACCCGCTGGCGGCTGCGTGGGCATGGCTGGCCGTGATTACCGCCCTGTGGGTGGCTCTAACGTGGGTCTCCCCCACCTTCGTCTGGCTGGAATTTCCGCTGGTCATCCTGGTGAGCTACCTGTTTCCCGTCGTTCCAGGGTTGCTCATCTCCGCGGTGATCCTGGGCTGCACGCTCACTGTCACCGCCCCGGAAAGCGGCGTCGGTGGCATCGTCGGGCCGACGATCGGCACTGCCATGGCGCTGCTGATATACCATTCCTACTCCGCACTGCGTCGCGAGGCGGACCACTACAAGCAGCTGGTAGTGGACCTGCAGGCCGCGCAGATGGAGCTCGCCGCCGCGGAGCACTCCGCGGGTGTTTCCGCCGAGCGCGCCCGGATGTCGAGGGAGGTCCACGACACCATCGCTCAGGGTCTAAGCTCGATCGTCCTGCTCGGCAGGGCGTTGGACAAGCAGCTCGGGGATACCGCCTCGGCGCGCGAGACGCTCAACACTATCCGCTCCACGGCCGCCGACAGCCTGACGGAGGCGCGGCGCATCGTCGCGGGCGACGCTGGCCCGCTCGAGCCGCTGCCGGTACGCGTCGAGCGGCTCGCTGATGCTGCGCAGCAACGCCAGCGCGCGCTCGGATCGCACATTGAGGTGCGCGTCAACGTGGTTGACCTGCCCGAACCCGCCGCGAACGTCGTCGAGCGCGTTGTGCGCGAGGGCTTGAGCAACATCGTGCGCCACGCAGGCGCGACCCAGGCCGTGGTCACGGTGGATAGGCTGGGCGACCAGGCCACCGTCGACGTCTACGACAACGGCCGCGGCATCACCGGCGAAGAGGGCTTCGGCCTGCGTGGGCTGCGCGAACGCCTGCGCGAAGCCGGGGGAAAGCTCACCATCGAGGGCAACGTGCTTGCCGCCACGCTGCCGGTTAAGGAGCGCTAG
- a CDS encoding FtsX-like permease family protein gives MFVGIREIKGALGRFSLIVGVVGLITLLVVMLTGLTAGLGKQNTSALEALDPQSVTFNDMDEPSYSTSRIPADEVPAGSTPLGTGQTMLTTEDGTEISAAVLGLPKGTVLPTGVTLGDTAVASSSLGLTEGEEIGVGGASISVDETADDLYYSHSPVLWVPTETWQAAMHTEAAGTVLLNSDDSGMSVRESFNALPAYGSEQGSLKLIQGFLYAIAALVTVAFLTVWTIQRTRDLSILRALGASSAYLRKDALGQAALILAVGVIGGGIIALGLGLAAAQVAPFSLSVLSIIGPQLALWVLGMAGAWLATRSITKIDPQQALGGIA, from the coding sequence ATGTTCGTAGGAATCAGAGAAATCAAAGGCGCCCTTGGCCGCTTCAGCCTCATCGTCGGTGTGGTCGGACTGATTACGTTGCTCGTCGTCATGCTGACGGGGCTCACCGCGGGCCTGGGCAAGCAAAACACATCCGCGCTCGAAGCGCTCGACCCCCAATCCGTCACCTTCAACGACATGGACGAACCGTCCTACTCCACCTCCCGTATCCCCGCCGACGAGGTCCCGGCCGGCTCCACGCCGCTGGGCACCGGGCAGACGATGCTCACAACCGAAGACGGCACTGAAATCTCCGCCGCGGTGCTCGGACTGCCCAAGGGAACGGTGCTGCCCACCGGCGTGACCCTGGGCGACACCGCCGTCGCCTCCAGCTCCCTTGGTCTGACCGAGGGGGAGGAGATTGGCGTCGGCGGGGCGTCGATTAGCGTCGACGAAACCGCAGATGACCTGTACTATTCGCACTCGCCGGTGCTGTGGGTGCCCACTGAGACCTGGCAGGCGGCGATGCACACCGAGGCCGCTGGCACGGTGCTGCTCAACAGCGATGATTCGGGCATGAGCGTGAGGGAGTCCTTCAACGCGCTTCCGGCGTACGGTTCCGAGCAGGGCTCCCTGAAACTGATCCAGGGCTTCCTCTACGCCATTGCAGCGCTGGTCACGGTGGCCTTCCTCACGGTGTGGACCATCCAGCGCACCCGCGACCTGTCGATCCTGCGCGCACTCGGCGCATCGAGCGCCTACCTGCGTAAAGACGCCCTCGGCCAGGCCGCGCTCATCCTCGCGGTCGGTGTCATCGGCGGCGGGATCATCGCCCTGGGGCTCGGGCTGGCCGCCGCGCAGGTCGCCCCGTTCAGCCTGAGCGTGCTCAGCATCATCGGCCCGCAGCTGGCTCTGTGGGTGCTCGGCATGGCCGGCGCCTGGCTGGCCACTCGCTCCATCACCAAAATTGACCCGCAGCAAGCACTTGGAGGTATCGCTTAA
- a CDS encoding ABC transporter ATP-binding protein, whose amino-acid sequence MLTIENVTVTFPDGERTLTALDNVSFSAQPGELTFIVGESGSGKSTLLSAAAGLITPDSGTVLVSGSPVSDKIRLEKIGMIFQQANLIKALNVREQLLVTDHMRGISPRADRAEELLAVVGLEGLGGRRMEQLSGGQRQRVGIARALMGEPELVLADEPTAALDSERSHEIVTLLRTLVEQNNIACAFVTHDRSLISERDRVVEVKDGRIVDLAGVPAN is encoded by the coding sequence ATGCTCACCATCGAAAACGTAACCGTTACTTTCCCCGACGGTGAGCGCACGCTCACCGCACTGGACAACGTATCCTTCAGCGCCCAGCCAGGAGAACTCACCTTCATCGTCGGCGAGTCTGGCTCCGGCAAGTCCACGCTGCTCTCTGCTGCGGCCGGCCTGATCACGCCCGATTCGGGCACGGTGTTGGTGAGCGGCTCCCCGGTCTCCGACAAGATCCGTCTGGAGAAGATTGGCATGATCTTCCAGCAGGCCAACCTGATCAAGGCACTCAACGTCCGCGAGCAGCTGCTGGTCACCGACCACATGCGGGGGATCTCCCCGCGCGCCGATCGCGCCGAAGAGCTCCTTGCCGTCGTCGGCCTCGAGGGCCTGGGCGGCCGCCGCATGGAGCAGCTCTCCGGCGGTCAACGCCAGCGCGTGGGCATCGCCCGCGCCCTAATGGGTGAGCCGGAGCTCGTGCTTGCCGACGAACCCACCGCCGCGCTCGACTCCGAGCGCAGCCACGAGATTGTCACCCTCCTGCGCACCCTCGTGGAGCAAAACAACATCGCCTGCGCGTTTGTCACCCACGACCGCTCCCTCATCTCGGAGCGCGACCGCGTTGTCGAGGTCAAGGACGGGCGAATCGTGGACCTTGCGGGTGTGCCGGCGAATTAG
- a CDS encoding MFS transporter, whose product MGFAAFVYVTFETFTVGLITPMAADLRVSEGQIGLLMSVYAGIVAVVTIPLMHYTRRFNRRPLYIATLGFLLTGVVLQAIAPNYAVLVIARVTAALTHGLFWSLVNPMAARLGGKGHTGQAVAVVSMGSTMALVAGSPSVAFIGDLIGWRGATWSLGSLVIASFVVLVATLPSMPAIEPDTTAEKPSRSAIPSLIAYLGLAVTALFTTYTYLGLFVETTSGRQWVPVGLAIYGLIGIVGVLWAGRRVDLRPIRLNVVPTVLMVLAAALGLIALSTAGPGSVTAAFSSIAFLGLAAGALPTVATTVFLIAGGPNQDRASAIYVVTFQVGIAAGSALGAAAVDAGVLAGTLVVTAVSASLAGLTVSLWSRPILR is encoded by the coding sequence ATGGGCTTTGCGGCGTTCGTCTACGTGACCTTCGAGACCTTCACTGTCGGCCTGATCACCCCGATGGCCGCCGACCTGCGCGTCTCCGAAGGCCAGATCGGGCTGCTCATGTCGGTCTACGCAGGCATCGTGGCCGTAGTGACCATTCCGCTGATGCACTACACGCGCCGCTTCAACCGCCGCCCGCTCTACATCGCCACCCTCGGATTCCTGCTCACGGGCGTGGTCCTGCAGGCCATCGCGCCGAACTACGCCGTGTTGGTCATCGCGCGCGTGACGGCGGCACTAACGCACGGGTTGTTCTGGTCGCTGGTCAACCCGATGGCCGCGCGCCTCGGCGGCAAGGGCCACACCGGCCAAGCCGTGGCCGTGGTGTCGATGGGGTCGACGATGGCGCTGGTTGCGGGTTCACCGTCGGTGGCGTTCATCGGCGATCTCATCGGGTGGCGCGGGGCGACCTGGTCGCTGGGATCGCTCGTCATCGCCTCTTTTGTGGTGCTTGTCGCCACGCTGCCGTCCATGCCCGCGATTGAGCCGGATACCACGGCGGAGAAACCCTCGCGCTCGGCGATCCCCTCGCTGATTGCGTATTTGGGCCTCGCGGTCACCGCGCTGTTTACCACCTACACCTACCTCGGACTGTTCGTGGAGACCACCTCGGGACGCCAGTGGGTGCCTGTCGGTTTGGCGATTTACGGGCTCATCGGCATCGTGGGGGTGCTGTGGGCGGGCCGGCGCGTTGACTTGCGCCCAATTCGGCTCAACGTCGTACCGACGGTGCTCATGGTCCTTGCCGCGGCACTCGGCCTTATCGCCCTTTCCACTGCCGGGCCAGGCTCTGTCACTGCGGCGTTTAGCTCGATCGCTTTTCTGGGCCTTGCCGCAGGCGCCTTGCCGACGGTCGCTACCACCGTGTTCCTCATCGCCGGCGGGCCGAACCAGGACCGAGCCTCCGCGATCTACGTGGTCACGTTCCAGGTCGGCATCGCCGCCGGGTCCGCGCTGGGAGCCGCGGCCGTCGATGCCGGAGTGCTCGCTGGAACGCTCGTTGTCACCGCAGTCTCGGCCAGCTTGGCCGGCCTCACCGTCTCCCTGTGGTCCCGACCGATCTTGCGGTAG
- a CDS encoding Ldh family oxidoreductase, with amino-acid sequence MKLDIDTVRTTFFDALRAHGMSEEQAESSAGVFLDAELAGKPSHGAFHLLTYLSALDNSSINGQANPTATACGSVLAIDADDGLAQFALEKHRDQLLDIARTNGVAVAAVGKTYTTGELGWYARFFARHGLISLTTTNSPALVTLNASGERVVGTNPVTFGIPEAMVVDQAATPAAFMRVRQHAERGEPLPQGWAVDAAGRPTDDASVAVDEGALLPNGGHRGGNLALVFEMLAMLAGGESSKSAANRGDEPPRVGLFALVIDPDFFGAGALGRLQAHLATLADEHEVYIPGRTRPAPAELDIDDATWEKLA; translated from the coding sequence ATGAAGCTCGACATCGACACGGTCCGCACCACCTTCTTCGACGCCCTGCGCGCCCACGGCATGAGCGAGGAGCAGGCAGAGTCCTCGGCTGGCGTGTTTCTCGACGCCGAACTCGCTGGCAAGCCAAGCCACGGCGCGTTTCACCTGCTCACGTACCTCTCCGCGCTGGATAACAGCAGCATCAACGGCCAAGCTAACCCCACTGCGACGGCGTGCGGCAGCGTGCTAGCCATTGACGCCGACGACGGGCTGGCACAGTTCGCGCTGGAAAAGCACCGCGACCAGCTCCTCGACATCGCGCGCACGAACGGTGTCGCCGTCGCCGCGGTTGGTAAGACCTATACCACCGGGGAGCTCGGGTGGTATGCGCGCTTTTTTGCTCGCCACGGGCTGATCAGCTTGACCACGACGAACTCACCCGCCCTGGTCACGCTCAACGCCTCGGGCGAGCGCGTCGTCGGCACAAACCCTGTGACATTCGGAATCCCCGAGGCCATGGTGGTGGATCAGGCCGCGACGCCGGCGGCGTTTATGCGGGTGCGCCAGCACGCCGAGCGCGGGGAGCCGCTGCCGCAGGGGTGGGCCGTTGACGCCGCGGGCCGGCCAACGGACGATGCCAGTGTCGCTGTCGACGAGGGTGCGCTGCTGCCCAATGGGGGCCACCGCGGCGGGAACCTCGCGCTCGTGTTTGAAATGCTGGCGATGTTGGCGGGCGGGGAGTCGTCGAAAAGCGCTGCGAATAGGGGTGATGAGCCACCGCGCGTGGGGCTGTTCGCGCTGGTCATCGACCCGGACTTTTTCGGAGCGGGTGCCCTCGGACGCCTGCAGGCACACCTCGCGACGCTCGCCGACGAGCACGAGGTCTACATCCCGGGCCGCACCCGTCCCGCTCCCGCCGAGCTTGACATCGACGATGCGACCTGGGAAAAGCTAGCTTAA